Genomic segment of Arachis hypogaea cultivar Tifrunner chromosome 16, arahy.Tifrunner.gnm2.J5K5, whole genome shotgun sequence:
ttgattgtggttatgctttagtattgattgtgattatgctttaattttgaggaagggttggttcttattatatttttctaagtgaattttaccatgttaaataatagttggagtcttgaaaatttggatatttttacatgttagcttacaagaaggtatcaatgtaatgtaatgttaacggcccgattttCATCCGGTATAATTGTGGCTTGAAAGtatattggtttcatcgggtcaaTGGCCGGGTTCGGCtctaataaatagacccagtgtatatttcgggtcggatATGGGTCATATCAAACCCGACTTCACCCAACCCATGGGCACCCCTACTTAAGATAGAGCTTTTTAAGGATGgcttgtgttttttaaaatttaaaagtctaatataacctcatatgttaactaatttttaaatttaatgtttatatttatgtctattataatatttttaaattttaaaagctattttaccaaacgtAATTAATATTGTTTGAgtttattaaaatctatttttgatttaatttaccaaatataaattctacaatttttaaaaaattatattttaaaaattaacttttataaattatttttaaagaaaaaacttTACCAAAACCTTATTAGCTAAGAGTTATGGTTTCGAATTTTCctgtttttagtaaaaaaaaaaaaactattgaacaataataattataattaaatgcgGATAAGAATTAAGAAGATTTAACAGTAAAAGGAAAGATTTGAAgttaagagaaagaaagaagggaaaaGAGTGAACGAGAAAGTTGTATTCTGTTTAATCGGTTACCCTTTTCCCTCCCTTGGCGGTTTAAGTatctctccttctttctttctttctttcttcgctTTTCAACCAATAAACAAAACAACGAACCCTAATGATTCCAAAAACCGACGTAGAGCAGGGTGGTGGCAGTGCCGCCGCCGCCGGTGCCGGTGCCGGAGAGAGGCCTTTGTATCCGATGATGCTCGAGAGCCCGCAGCTACGGTGGTCCTTCATACGCAAGGTGTACTGTATAATCGCCTTCCAGCTTCTGATCACAATCGCCGTGGCCTCCGTCGTGGTCTTCGTTCGTCCAATTGCGCACTTCTTCGTCGGTTCCACCGCCGGCCTCGCTCTCTACATCGTTCTGCTCATCGCTCCTTTCATAAGTAActacctttctttctttctttcttccttcgtTTTTTACGTTCCCTgttttcattcattgtttcaatttgCTTTTGCAGCGTTGTGCCCGCTTTTTTATTACCACAAGAGACACCCTATCAATTACATCCTCCTCTTCATTTTCACCGTTACTATTTCTTTCGCCATTGGACTCACTTGTGCTTTTACTAGCGGTAATTTACCTTCCCTTAACACATTCCTCTGTCTTTCGCTCTTTAGTTCTTCATTTATTTGTTATATAATTCATCAAGGTATTTTTGTGCGTTTCTCTGTTACAAAATTATTGATTTTTAGCGTGTTCATAACATTTTTGGTTAATGTATAATGTTTTTTGAATTATGCATGGCAAAAGAAATATGATAAAGTTAGAAATCAATTTGGGATTTCAGTTGTCACTTGTTACTACTTGTCTCTCTTATTATGTTGGCTAGTTTCTCCCAAGTTTCAAATTTTTGCACCTTAATGTAATGAGGTTGGAAACTTGATACAGGGAAAGTCATTCTAGAATCTGTGATATTGACTACTACAGTAGTGATCGGCTTGACTCTCTACACATTCTGGGCTGCAAGGAGAGGCCATGATTTCAGTTTCCTCGGCCCCTTCTTGTTCGGAGCTTTGCTAGTTCTTATGGTCTTTGCCCTCATTCAGGTACTACTTTCTGTTTGGCCTCTTCATTGTGTATTGCATCATTAGGATTGGTCAACATTATTTGTGTTCTAATCTCATAAAATGTTCATTTTTCCTTACAGATTCTGTTTCCACTTGGTAAGATTTCAATGATGATCTATGGTTGCGTGGCCTCAATCATATTCTGTGGATACATAGTATATGACACAGACAACCTTATCAAGAGGTTCACCTATGACGAATACATATGGGCTTCAGTCTCCTTGTATCTAGACATCGTCAACCTCTTCATGTCTCTGCTTACTGTTTTTAGAGCTGCTGAATGAGTATATATAGTTGCAGCAGCATGCGCTTCACTGCTTGGTACATGTCTGTTATTTTCCATGTTAATGGTCAATTTAAACGCTACTGATGAATAGTTAGTTTAGACAATAGAATTTTGCACTGgttgtaaaaatatttaggattgtTAACCTTGCttgtggtttttctctttcttatgcTTTAACGCGTTCTTGGAGTATTTTGAAAGAAATTTCAATGTAGTCTCGTGAATGTTTTTGCTCCATTTTTCATCTATTCGGTAAAAGAAAATTTCTCGGGATAGATTTGTGAAATCCATGTCTAATGGTCGTTACTGTAATATATATGCATGGTGAATATTGACCAGCATAGGAACTTTGTCAAGCCTCAAAATTTTCGTGGTTGATGGGTATTGGTGGTGTGATTTGATTCTTCAGAGTTGCCAACTCAGCAGACCAAGCTGTTTTCTAGCTTTATTTTTGCATCTCATTTTATTCGTTGTTGAGTTGGCTTTGGGCTGTTCCTCCATTACCAATGGATTCTAAGCTTTTTCTAGAAGGGAAAAGGGCCTTGCTTTACTCTCCGTTTTCCTACATATTTTTTTTGGGTGGGGTGGGGCCCCTTTGTTTCACTTTGGATTCTATATGATGTTCCATTTTGATGCAAACAAACCCTCAGTCAAAACAACTCTTGTAGAGGAAATTAAGACAAATTCCAGAGATGGAAATGAACAGTTATGTTATGACTTATTAATTAGACCATATAGTGACTCAGAATAGCTGTTGCATAAAAATTCTTAGAATTATAGGGACTTGAGACAAGGCATAGTTacccaaataaataaagaaataaaactcCTACAATTGCACAAATTCAGACAGCAGAGGATTTTTGCTTAAGTTACAAAGTTCACTTGAGTTGAGTCCTTGCCACAGACGACTATCTACGGTTACACATGCAAAATGCATTATAATGCatataatttgaatttagttCAGTAGTCAGCAGTAACTAGAGACTCAATTAATAGTAATTAGTGTAAGATGCATGGATCAGTTTCCAAATCTGTTTTGTCTTTGTGCAACAATGGAAAGAAGCCTGGAGACCCCTTGAGTCCAGATATCATATTCCCTTTGATTTCTACACTCAAACTCCACAATACCCCTTGCATCTGTCTTCAACCCAAAGTATTTCCGCTTTTCGCCATCATCAAGCAGATGTCTCCCTGGCCATGCTGGTAAGTCTGTGCAAATATCTTGCACAACATCTGCAAATTCAAGATTACAAAGAATTTAGTATGTGTTTATGATCAGGATTATCCCCATATATATAAGGAAAACAATGTTGTGACTTGTAAAGCCAAAGgtagcttactctttttctttttggtaaTGGTTCCTGCAACATGTTTGCTCTTCATTTTCAGCATCACCTGAAATTTTTACAAACTATGATGAACTGATACAGATAAAGAATCTCATCATCTGATGTGAattcttgaaagaaaaaaaaaattacctggcCTGTTCGATGTATGTAAACAGAAACTATTTTCCAGTGAAGATCACCTGCAGTTTTCATCATTACTATGTCAAGTCATTTTGCCAACAAAATAATATTTGATTTAATACTAGCAGCAGCATTTGTGATTGATGTTCTGTTACCTTTGCGGGTTCGTTTGAGCAATTCAGTTCCCTTAGCAAGTAGCTCTTGGCTGCAGACGCCGAGAAAATTCTCTCCATTGAGAATCTCCCCACTATCACTTGTGCTGGTATTGTTGCTGTTATTGTTATTGGTATTTGTAGTACCTTTGCCAGAAATTCCAATCCCTCCTCTGCCTTTCTCTAATGGTGTCACTGCAGCAATGTTCCATACCTCTTTCAATGCTCTTGCCTTCAGGGTAGCTGCTCCTCTTAGAGCTGTAAACATTAATAATTAAGATCAGGGTCATCATTACTATCTCTTAGTGTCACACTACACATGCCAACATGAACAAAAGACACACTTTATCCTATGAGGGACTAATTAATTGACAATGCAACTATACTCTTGTTGATTCTTGACAGTGTCATCAAGGAGTGCTACCTGTTGCAGCTGCAGCGGTAAGAGTAGTGATATCATCATGAGAGCGAACATTGACAGCTGAGCTAACCACAGAAGCTAGGTGGTCTCTCTCAGCCCCCATTGCCTCAGCAGCCTCGACGCACTGCGCGGCCACCAATGTGGCTGCAGAGGCCACAGCCATGTCAGTCTTGGCCATCCTCTCATCCTTGCTTGGTGCAGATGAAGCAGCCGTTGCAGCCGCGATGGCTGCCACGGCAGAAGCCACTGCAGCCACTGAGATGGTAGCATGCAGCTGAGCATTgtgagttcttgtttcttctttcttcttctccctcctgtCCTTCAACCATCTTCCAACTGTCTTTGGCCCTGAGGGTGCCGCGCCATTGCCAATTGCAGCACTGGCTCTTCCACCATTGAATAAGGGGTGAATGGAATTGTTTGCCCGGAAAAACTGCAAACACATTGATAAGGCTATCAGATGTTACAATACTAACACGGTTCAGGACACCTTATGATATGAACCCTGCTTAAATTGAATCCATATCTTATTCAATAGCAGATGAAATGAGTCAATCTGCAATTCTACACTATGCACATATAATGATATAACACTACCCTTCTCTCTTTGAATTCTAAGATTGTAATTATACGTAGATATAATAACACTGATACAGTAATCTCTTATTTATGATGGGTGTTACTAACGCTGCCTGGAACTCTATTGTAAGTGTTTACTGCAGAATTTATCATCTAAGTAATCTCcatttttttctaaatatattATAAGCTAGTGTAGTTATACTCGTGTTGATTTAACATGTAAAACTGTTCATAGACCAAAAGCAAACAAAAGAACTGTTTGAAAGACAACATAGTATGGATCAGCTGTGACATTGTCATTATTGTCACTGTTGGCGATGTCCTACCCTTACTGTATGTTCTGGTGTTCAACTGTTCATtggtgttgggaataagacacaattcccccttgagaaaacacctttgacagagaaataaaatagacacaatcacaacacaagaatttaacgtggaaactccaattaccggagaaaaaaccacggccgttgtcaaatgacaaccagagaatatcactatgtgaaaattgttacaacacatagacttctttctctcaccggcaccccagtacacccacactctttcaaagcaaatatctaactacacctcacaacactctctaatcaaagagtacagaggaaaagaaaaatcagatacaagcttaaagtgtttctgactggtgcaaaaacaaatggagaacttagcctcatatttatagcctaggccacccactccatttgctatcctaagcaatgtgggactaattcaaccaaatcctaacaatctccaccttgattgaaatagtcacacatcttcagcttccattgtcaacaccgacaattctttgctgccattgtctataccgacaatcatagttcagagaactatcatactccaccatgaaagtatactcacttggaattagaccactccaagaatttcgccttggtacagatcgaaaccttgctgaaaattcatggtgcaacttccaaattggcttttcctggaagttcttcagccatcgacctaactccgccacacaccttgcatctcaacgccaaccaatgcccgtgtgcaattgtggacctgattgccacaactcatccttatccatggcagtgcggtaataccatgaggatacttcttgtcttctagagaacatcatcttctctcatagagagagcaaccagagatcttctccttcaacgccttgtgcaaacctgattgtatcaacacatccttgacttgtatttgccacaagccaaaattgattcttccatcaaaattttctatttcaagcttcacagcacttgaatatcctgacattgttgcaaccgtatactggaatagtataactcaactgtagaccgtgcactaggaagggtccccaggaaagagaggtgggtcacaatggacacacttaaataccaagtctttccttagccagaaccttttccaaattgcactctcacagagtcacactgccttccagcaacaacaacagcaaccaaagatcaacctcaagctacaggacaaaattcttttttgaTGTGGAAgatcagactaggctgcaaccacagagcatactaagaataaatcccaccgaaccgaagctctgataccacttgttgggaataagacacaattcccccttgagaaaacacctttgacagagaaataaaatagacacaatcacaacacaagaatttaacgtggaaactccaattaccggagaaaaaaccacggccgttgtcaaatgacaaccagagaatatcactatgtgaaaattgttacaacacatagacttctttctctcaccggcaccccagtacacccacactctttcaaagcaaatatctaactacacctcacaacactctctaatcaaagagtacagaggaaaagaaaaatcagatacaagcttaaagtgtttctgactggtgcaaaaacaaatggagaacttagcctcatatttatagcctaggccacccactccatttgctatcctaagcaatgtgggactaattcaaccaaatcctaacaattgGTTAGTTTCATACTTTCATGAATTTAGTAAAAATGGAAGAAAGGGGCGAAATTGAGAAGCTGGGGGTGGTTTGCGTGGATGCAAAGTTAAAGGGGGACACAGTCAAATCTGTTTTTGTCATCTTCTGAAGCGTTCATAACTACTGATTCAGTATCAGCAAACAATGCAAGTTGACTAGAATACGCACAAAATGGTTAAAGACCTTATAAAGTGTAAATCTTTTTAAATGAGATTAAAGAGTGggaagaaaactaaactaaaaaaaagcATGGCCTTGTTGATCTTCCAAGCTCCTTTGTTTCACACTTCTTTTGATGGAGATAAAGTCACTAACTCTCATGTCATCAATATATGTAGGTTTGAACAGAGGTCCTAAAGCTATGTTCAAGTGTGCAGGTTAATGAGTGAATCACCATCCTAGCCCCTATAATGGTCACATAGGGGCCCCCTCAAAGTTTGGTTCCAACATTTATTGcatgttttttcttgttttcttttctttttattaaaagaGTTATTTGATGAAAGAAAATGGTACTCTTTAATGTTTGTTAATAAGCTTTATCAGAGCAGACAAAAGCTAACGCTGCATTTTCCAGATTACTAAAGAAACATAAACAGAacccaataaataaataaataaataaataaaaagaataaaagagaaaagaatcatGTAACCACATACATAAAAGAATCATGTTTagactaaataaaatattttcttttttcttctaagAACAAGATGATTGGGAGTTTGTTATTACATACATCAGCAACAAAAAACTATTGCAACAGTGATGAGAAACACAAAGAATAGTTACCTCAacaacatcaaaattcaaaacagaaaaagaaaggaaaaagagatAGGTACCTtaacaacatcatcaaattcatcagaAGGTGAAATTGGGGGACTGTCTGTTCCGGTTAACGAACCACCACCATTCAGAGGCTCACTACTGTGTGAGAGTCTTCCAGAAGTTAATGGCGACACTTCCTGCTGTCACATAATAACAAAACAACTTCATAACCCCATAACTTAGTTTCTAGAATCTCAAAACATTTAACAAAACTAAATGTTTTGCTAACTAAAATGTAAATATGTTAGTATAGGATACCTCTCTTGCTGATTGTGACATAATGCGTTCAAGGACAAGCTGAGAGGTAGCAGAAGAAACAAAAGAGAACTGGTTCTTGGACAAAGAAGTAGTTGAGATGAGAGATGAGGATGGGAACTCTTCAGAGTCACCACAACCGGTTTCTTCGGGaataagggaagaagaagaagtgtagGAACCATTTGAAGTAGTCTtggaagaaggaggaagaagatgatgaagtggTGGTTGGTGAGGAGCCAGTGCCTTACAGACCTCAAGGGCTGAGGCACTCCATGAGCGAGACAGGAACTCCATTGGCACCCTTGGACTCTCCGGGAGGTGGGTCCCTCCCGCTGGTGGAGGAAGAAACTCCGGCCGCCGGCAGTTGATGTTGCTGCACTTTGCTTCCATGTATGTCAAGTAGAGTCGTCAGTAGTGTGAGAGACTGTTTTGTGTGCTGCTTATGTTCAATGTTTTCAGAGGTGGTAGCAAGCATATGTAAGAGCCTATATATaatcactttctttttctaaacACAAATTTTCTCATATCCTAAAAAAGTGGGAAAATGACAAAATtatagtttaaataaaaaaactatccatcattatataattatatatataggaTGGATTTTAGTATCCTCATGTTTACCGTGATTATAATAATTTTGTAGTTGTTAAAATTAAGgtgacaaatttttttatattttagtaatatttCTTTTAGCAACGTTTTTTAAAAAGCGtcgttaaataataaaaatattaatgaagaGTGCTAGAGGGTcagtaactttttttatttttagtcattaagtagtcattaatgatatttttaatggtgtgagatttcatccaataaaATTGTTGGCCC
This window contains:
- the LOC112756363 gene encoding protein LIFEGUARD 4, producing MIPKTDVEQGGGSAAAAGAGAGERPLYPMMLESPQLRWSFIRKVYCIIAFQLLITIAVASVVVFVRPIAHFFVGSTAGLALYIVLLIAPFITLCPLFYYHKRHPINYILLFIFTVTISFAIGLTCAFTSGKVILESVILTTTVVIGLTLYTFWAARRGHDFSFLGPFLFGALLVLMVFALIQILFPLGKISMMIYGCVASIIFCGYIVYDTDNLIKRFTYDEYIWASVSLYLDIVNLFMSLLTVFRAAE
- the LOC112756362 gene encoding VAN3-binding protein isoform X2, encoding MEAKCSNINCRRPEFLPPPAGGTHLPESPRVPMEFLSRSWSASALEVCKALAPHQPPLHHLLPPSSKTTSNGSYTSSSSLIPEETGCGDSEEFPSSSLISTTSLSKNQFSFVSSATSQLVLERIMSQSAREEVSPLTSGRLSHSSEPLNGGGSLTGTDSPPISPSDEFDDVVKFFRANNSIHPLFNGGRASAAIGNGAAPSGPKTVGRWLKDRREKKKEETRTHNAQLHATISVAAVASAVAAIAAATAASSAPSKDERMAKTDMAVASAATLVAAQCVEAAEAMGAERDHLASVVSSAVNVRSHDDITTLTAAAATALRGAATLKARALKEVWNIAAVTPLEKGRGGIGISGKGTTNTNNNNSNNTSTSDSGEILNGENFLGVCSQELLAKGTELLKRTRKGDLHWKIVSVYIHRTGQVMLKMKSKHVAGTITKKKKNVVQDICTDLPAWPGRHLLDDGEKRKYFGLKTDARGIVEFECRNQREYDIWTQGVSRLLSIVAQRQNRFGN
- the LOC112756362 gene encoding VAN3-binding protein isoform X1, translated to MEAKCSNINCRRPEFLPPPAGGTHLPESPRVPMEFLSRSWSASALEVCKALAPHQPPLHHLLPPSSKTTSNGSYTSSSSLIPEETGCGDSEEFPSSSLISTTSLSKNQFSFVSSATSQLVLERIMSQSAREQEVSPLTSGRLSHSSEPLNGGGSLTGTDSPPISPSDEFDDVVKFFRANNSIHPLFNGGRASAAIGNGAAPSGPKTVGRWLKDRREKKKEETRTHNAQLHATISVAAVASAVAAIAAATAASSAPSKDERMAKTDMAVASAATLVAAQCVEAAEAMGAERDHLASVVSSAVNVRSHDDITTLTAAAATALRGAATLKARALKEVWNIAAVTPLEKGRGGIGISGKGTTNTNNNNSNNTSTSDSGEILNGENFLGVCSQELLAKGTELLKRTRKGDLHWKIVSVYIHRTGQVMLKMKSKHVAGTITKKKKNVVQDICTDLPAWPGRHLLDDGEKRKYFGLKTDARGIVEFECRNQREYDIWTQGVSRLLSIVAQRQNRFGN